The following proteins come from a genomic window of Corallococcus sp. NCRR:
- a CDS encoding mechanosensitive ion channel family protein, with product MLNFLEGYLPLLAGSILTVLLLGIQRSTQDPDLRDDLRGAVRMLVAFLALRLVSRLLPEASTPEGLRKFVSVGWMLTFAYGVIRAGVAFALKLVRMRSPVSTPKILRDVIDFTLYALATVPILQSQLNLDLAGLVASTAVLTVVIGLALQETLGNLFAGLSLQLDRPFEVGDFIRIGEHTGRVVHIGWRSIRIANFRREVITLPNSMVGKEHVKNFTQHREPVGIEMQVGVSLDAPPNQVKQALLDVAREIPQVLVQPPPIARTVAFTDSNAQYMVRVFLNDFALSDTVKEELHTRLWYRLRREGLELPHAQRTVTLRRETKHRRGELADDTVRDLLRQVDLFAPLGPEKLEQLRCEVVVRRFGRNERIIQEGDEGGTFYVVASGEVSVRAGTLQSEITRLGPGQYIGEMSLLTGEPRAATVVALQDSVLLELDRPTFARLFSDHPGLARQLSALLAQRRTQLRAVAQASGGGPDHSPEAGRILGRLRSLFGLKHE from the coding sequence GTGTTGAACTTCCTCGAAGGCTACCTTCCCCTGCTGGCGGGCTCCATCCTGACGGTGCTCCTGCTGGGCATCCAGCGGTCCACCCAGGACCCGGACCTGCGCGACGACCTGCGCGGCGCGGTGCGGATGCTGGTCGCCTTCCTGGCCCTGCGGCTGGTGTCGCGCCTCCTGCCGGAGGCCTCGACGCCCGAGGGCCTGCGCAAGTTCGTGAGCGTGGGCTGGATGCTCACGTTCGCCTACGGCGTCATCCGGGCCGGGGTGGCGTTCGCGCTGAAGCTGGTGCGGATGCGCTCGCCGGTGTCGACGCCCAAGATCCTCCGTGACGTCATCGACTTCACGCTGTACGCGCTCGCCACCGTCCCCATCCTCCAGAGCCAGCTCAACCTGGACCTGGCGGGCCTGGTCGCGTCCACCGCGGTGCTGACGGTGGTCATCGGTCTGGCGCTCCAGGAGACGCTGGGCAACCTCTTCGCGGGCCTGTCGTTGCAGTTGGACCGACCCTTCGAGGTGGGCGACTTCATCCGCATCGGCGAGCACACCGGGCGGGTGGTGCACATCGGGTGGCGCTCCATCCGCATCGCCAACTTCCGGCGCGAGGTCATCACCCTGCCCAACAGCATGGTGGGCAAGGAGCACGTGAAGAACTTCACCCAGCACCGCGAGCCCGTGGGCATCGAGATGCAGGTGGGCGTGTCGCTGGACGCGCCGCCCAACCAGGTGAAGCAGGCGCTGCTGGACGTGGCCCGGGAGATTCCCCAGGTCCTGGTGCAGCCGCCGCCCATCGCGCGCACGGTGGCCTTCACGGACTCCAACGCGCAGTACATGGTGCGCGTGTTCCTCAATGACTTCGCGCTGTCGGACACCGTGAAGGAGGAGCTGCACACGCGGCTGTGGTACCGGCTGCGCCGCGAGGGACTGGAGCTGCCCCACGCCCAGCGCACGGTGACCCTGCGCCGCGAGACGAAGCACCGCCGCGGCGAGCTGGCGGACGACACCGTGCGCGACCTGTTGCGCCAGGTGGACCTCTTCGCGCCGCTGGGCCCGGAGAAGCTGGAGCAGTTGCGGTGCGAGGTGGTGGTGCGCCGCTTCGGCCGCAACGAGCGCATCATCCAGGAGGGCGACGAGGGCGGGACCTTCTACGTCGTGGCCTCCGGCGAGGTCAGCGTGCGCGCCGGCACGCTCCAGTCCGAAATCACGCGGCTGGGGCCGGGCCAGTACATCGGAGAGATGTCCCTGCTCACCGGCGAGCCTCGCGCCGCCACGGTGGTGGCGCTCCAGGACTCCGTGCTGCTGGAGCTGGACCGGCCCACCTTCGCGCGCCTGTTCTCCGACCATCCCGGCCTCGCGCGGCAGCTCTCCGCGCTCCTCGCCCAGCGCCGCACCCAGCTGCGCGCCGTGGCCCAGGCCTCCGGTGGAGGTCCGGACCACTCACCCGAGGCGGGCCGCATCCTCGGAAGGCTTCGCTCGCTCTTCGGCCTCAAGCACGAATAG
- the asnB gene encoding asparagine synthase (glutamine-hydrolyzing) — protein MCGIAGFTFPAGDASGTAQHADRLRRMTASIKHRGPDAQRALLLDGAALGHARLSIVDLASGHQPMRDEATGLTVVFNGEIFNHVELREQLSGAYAFRTRSDTEVILAAFLTWGIDCVRRFEGQWAFALWDPRDRTLWMSRDRVGICPLFYARLPQGHLAFASEAKALFAGGLVTPVLDARGLKQTFQLWAPVAPRTSFEGVSLLPPAHVAKWRDGTLTLQRYWDLDFGVTPDAVEAPRLLEELGAVLDRAVRLRLRADVPVAAYLSGGLDSSLLCALAQEQLGGTLRTFSVGFAHARFDERAHQATVAEQLRTEHRVVEMRDGDIGALVPGVIFHAEQAMMRSAPAPFLRLSGWVRDQGIKVVLTGEGSDEMFLGYDLFKETKVRQFWARQPGSKYRPLLLRRLYPTLSVSQQNVELLREFFGTGLETPDALGFSHMVRWGNSGRILRFLAPEFAAKVADEDPVASVLATVPDAVAKWRPLARAQYLEARTLLSGYLLSAQGDRMLLGNAVEGRFPFLDTGVMEFAARVPERLRLRGLDEKHLLKRFAKGRVPASILERSKFPYRAPIAGALVGPDAPTWARELLAPEAVSATGVFDARKVERLVAKLRAPNSAESEADTMALFAVASTQLLAHHFLKPKPVPQADVDAVQLEAA, from the coding sequence ATGTGCGGCATCGCGGGGTTCACCTTCCCGGCGGGTGACGCATCGGGCACGGCGCAGCACGCCGACCGCCTGCGCCGCATGACCGCCAGCATCAAGCACCGGGGGCCGGACGCGCAGCGGGCCCTGCTCCTGGACGGCGCCGCGCTGGGGCACGCGCGGCTGTCCATCGTCGACCTGGCCTCCGGTCACCAGCCCATGCGCGACGAGGCCACCGGACTCACGGTCGTCTTCAACGGCGAAATCTTCAACCACGTGGAGCTGCGCGAGCAGCTGTCGGGGGCATATGCCTTCCGCACGCGCTCGGACACGGAGGTCATCCTCGCGGCGTTCCTCACGTGGGGCATCGACTGCGTGCGCCGCTTCGAGGGCCAGTGGGCCTTCGCGCTGTGGGATCCGCGCGACCGCACGCTGTGGATGTCACGGGACCGCGTGGGCATCTGCCCGCTGTTCTACGCGCGGCTGCCGCAAGGGCATCTGGCGTTCGCGTCGGAGGCGAAGGCGCTCTTCGCTGGCGGACTGGTGACGCCGGTGCTGGACGCTCGGGGGCTCAAGCAGACGTTCCAGCTCTGGGCGCCGGTGGCGCCGCGCACGTCCTTCGAGGGCGTGTCGCTGCTGCCGCCCGCGCACGTGGCGAAGTGGCGCGATGGGACGCTGACGCTCCAGCGCTACTGGGACCTGGACTTCGGCGTGACGCCGGACGCGGTGGAGGCGCCCCGGCTGCTGGAGGAACTGGGCGCGGTGCTGGACCGGGCGGTGCGCCTGCGGCTGCGCGCGGACGTGCCGGTGGCGGCGTACCTTTCGGGTGGGTTGGACTCCAGCCTGCTGTGCGCGCTGGCGCAGGAGCAGCTGGGCGGGACGCTGCGGACCTTCTCCGTGGGCTTCGCGCACGCGCGGTTCGACGAGCGCGCGCATCAGGCGACGGTGGCGGAGCAACTGCGCACCGAGCACCGCGTGGTGGAGATGCGCGATGGGGACATTGGCGCGCTGGTGCCGGGCGTCATCTTCCACGCGGAGCAGGCGATGATGCGCTCCGCGCCCGCGCCGTTCCTGCGGCTGTCGGGGTGGGTGCGCGACCAGGGCATCAAGGTGGTGCTGACGGGTGAAGGGTCGGACGAGATGTTCCTCGGCTACGACCTCTTCAAGGAGACGAAGGTGCGCCAGTTCTGGGCGCGCCAGCCGGGCTCGAAGTACCGGCCGCTGCTCCTGCGCCGGCTGTATCCGACGCTGTCGGTGAGCCAGCAGAACGTGGAGCTCTTGCGCGAGTTCTTCGGCACGGGGCTGGAGACGCCGGACGCGCTCGGGTTCTCGCACATGGTGCGGTGGGGCAACAGCGGCCGCATCCTGCGCTTCCTCGCGCCGGAGTTCGCCGCGAAGGTGGCGGACGAGGATCCGGTGGCGTCGGTGCTCGCGACGGTGCCGGACGCGGTGGCGAAGTGGCGGCCCCTGGCGCGGGCCCAGTACCTGGAGGCGCGGACGTTGCTGTCGGGCTACCTCCTGTCCGCGCAGGGCGACCGCATGCTGCTGGGCAACGCGGTGGAGGGGCGCTTCCCCTTTCTGGACACGGGCGTGATGGAGTTCGCCGCGCGGGTGCCGGAGCGGCTGCGGCTCCGGGGCCTGGACGAGAAGCACCTGCTCAAGCGCTTCGCCAAGGGCCGCGTGCCGGCGTCCATCCTGGAGCGCAGCAAGTTCCCGTACCGAGCCCCCATCGCGGGAGCGCTGGTGGGCCCGGATGCGCCCACCTGGGCGCGCGAGCTGCTGGCTCCAGAGGCGGTGTCGGCGACGGGCGTCTTCGACGCGCGCAAGGTGGAGCGGCTGGTCGCGAAGCTGCGGGCACCGAACTCGGCGGAGAGTGAGGCGGACACCATGGCCCTGTTCGCCGTGGCGTCCACGCAGTTGCTGGCGCATCACTTCCTGAAGCCGAAGCCCGTGCCCCAGGCAGACGTGGATGCCGTGCAGTTGGAGGCCGCGTGA
- the holA gene encoding DNA polymerase III subunit delta, with the protein MDEVLAEVKGGKVWPLYLLWGEEFLVRKGADELVKTLVPDAAMGLNLAVLDAASPREVAQELATLPLFPGRKVVLVRDPEFLAPKKGKGDALAKARDAWKAGKRKEGARRLLALAGRAGWGVDQLDPRVPGAPTVEQWKEELNVDLAEADLAFLQEAAAFCRDERISAPEGDASALLELLQKGVPPGHALVLAATDVDSRSPLLKFAQDKGRLFERKVAARHKDLDLSEISREFLAPFKKKLGPGALEGLKERIGGNIRLLQSELEKLAVYAEGPTIEAQHVALLVHHAREEEFFELTEALQKRELRDALSYAEDAMGQGTHALQLLGAVASIVRSLLENHAWLEKYAGGQPPRTGRDVEARILPKLEAELKASKRKTPNAWALAFGMQAAARYERRELLNALVACADADLALKSSASGKLVIERLLWTVCTRA; encoded by the coding sequence ATGGACGAGGTGCTGGCGGAGGTGAAGGGCGGCAAGGTGTGGCCGCTGTACCTCCTGTGGGGCGAGGAGTTCCTGGTCAGGAAGGGCGCCGACGAGCTGGTGAAGACGCTGGTGCCGGACGCCGCCATGGGGCTGAACCTCGCGGTGCTGGACGCGGCCTCCCCGCGCGAGGTGGCGCAGGAGCTGGCCACGCTGCCGCTGTTCCCCGGGCGCAAGGTGGTGCTGGTGCGCGACCCGGAGTTCCTCGCGCCCAAGAAGGGCAAGGGCGACGCGCTGGCCAAGGCGCGCGACGCGTGGAAGGCGGGCAAGCGCAAGGAGGGGGCCCGGCGGCTCCTGGCGCTCGCGGGCCGCGCGGGCTGGGGCGTGGATCAATTGGATCCCCGCGTGCCCGGCGCGCCCACGGTGGAGCAGTGGAAGGAAGAGCTCAACGTGGACCTGGCGGAAGCCGACCTCGCCTTCCTCCAGGAGGCGGCGGCCTTCTGCCGTGACGAGCGCATCAGCGCTCCGGAAGGGGACGCGTCCGCGCTCCTGGAGCTGCTCCAGAAGGGCGTGCCGCCGGGGCACGCGCTGGTGCTCGCGGCCACGGACGTGGACTCGCGCAGCCCGCTGCTCAAGTTCGCGCAGGACAAGGGCCGCCTCTTCGAGCGCAAGGTGGCCGCGCGCCACAAGGACCTGGACCTCAGTGAAATCTCCAGGGAGTTCCTCGCCCCCTTCAAGAAGAAGCTGGGCCCGGGCGCGCTGGAGGGACTGAAGGAGCGCATCGGCGGCAACATCCGGCTGCTCCAGTCGGAGCTGGAGAAGCTGGCCGTCTACGCGGAGGGGCCCACCATCGAAGCGCAGCACGTGGCGCTGCTCGTGCACCACGCGCGCGAGGAGGAGTTCTTCGAGCTGACGGAGGCGCTCCAGAAGCGCGAGCTGCGCGACGCGCTCTCCTACGCCGAGGACGCGATGGGGCAGGGCACGCACGCGCTCCAGTTGCTGGGCGCGGTGGCGTCCATCGTCCGCTCGCTCCTGGAGAACCACGCCTGGCTGGAGAAGTACGCGGGCGGCCAGCCGCCGCGCACCGGCCGCGACGTGGAGGCGCGCATCCTCCCCAAGCTGGAGGCCGAGCTGAAGGCCTCCAAGCGCAAGACGCCCAACGCGTGGGCGCTCGCGTTCGGCATGCAGGCCGCCGCCCGCTACGAGCGCCGCGAGCTGCTCAACGCCCTGGTGGCGTGCGCGGACGCGGACCTGGCCCTGAAGTCCTCCGCCAGCGGGAAGCTCGTCATCGAGCGGCTGTTGTGGACGGTGTGCACCCGCGCCTGA
- the holB gene encoding DNA polymerase III subunit delta', producing the protein MTLASVQGQPRAMDALQSALRSGSVHHAYLFAGPEGVGKELAAVGLAQALTCPEAPEVGCGRCASCVRIAKGLHPDVTWVMPDDERVSRGLAGRSDFTGTPSRELRVEQIRQLQERLALRGLESKRKVAILVSAEQMNVQAQNAFLKTLEEPPAETTLILVASAMDRLLPTIRSRCSKVYFGPLPVDLVARHVQQERKLDADTAALAAVMSGGSLGRALALDVDALKERKDVLTAFEGLSGEDIPALLRFAEAHGGSREDADTALELLILWTRDVSLAKAGALDALANRDLTALAQEAARRTSEAALHRRHSLLESARTAIGSRNGAPRLQLERLLIELCVEAR; encoded by the coding sequence ATGACGCTTGCCTCGGTGCAGGGACAGCCCCGCGCGATGGACGCGCTCCAATCCGCCCTGCGGTCCGGCTCGGTGCATCACGCCTACCTGTTCGCCGGGCCTGAAGGCGTGGGCAAGGAGCTGGCCGCGGTGGGGCTGGCCCAGGCCCTCACGTGCCCGGAGGCCCCGGAGGTGGGCTGCGGCAGGTGCGCCAGCTGCGTGCGCATCGCCAAGGGGCTGCACCCGGACGTCACCTGGGTGATGCCGGACGACGAGCGCGTGTCGCGAGGACTCGCTGGCCGCTCCGACTTCACCGGCACGCCCAGCCGCGAGCTGCGCGTGGAGCAGATACGGCAGCTCCAGGAGCGCCTGGCGCTGCGCGGCCTGGAGTCCAAGCGCAAGGTGGCCATCCTGGTCAGCGCGGAGCAGATGAACGTCCAGGCGCAGAACGCGTTCCTCAAGACGCTGGAGGAGCCGCCCGCGGAGACCACCCTCATCCTGGTGGCGAGCGCCATGGACCGGCTGCTGCCCACCATCCGCAGCCGGTGCAGCAAGGTGTACTTCGGCCCGCTGCCGGTGGACCTGGTCGCACGGCACGTGCAACAGGAGCGCAAGCTGGACGCGGACACCGCCGCCCTGGCCGCGGTGATGTCCGGGGGCAGCCTGGGCCGTGCGCTCGCGCTGGACGTGGACGCGCTGAAGGAGCGCAAGGACGTCCTCACCGCCTTTGAAGGCCTGAGCGGCGAGGACATCCCGGCGCTCCTGCGCTTCGCGGAGGCGCACGGCGGCTCGCGCGAGGACGCGGACACGGCGCTGGAGCTGCTCATCCTGTGGACGCGGGACGTGTCGCTCGCGAAGGCCGGGGCGCTGGATGCGCTGGCGAACCGCGACCTGACGGCGCTGGCGCAGGAAGCGGCGCGGCGCACGTCGGAGGCCGCGCTGCACCGGCGGCATTCGCTGCTGGAGTCGGCGCGCACGGCCATCGGTTCGCGCAACGGCGCGCCCCGGTTGCAGCTGGAGCGGCTGCTCATCGAACTGTGCGTGGAGGCCCGGTGA
- a CDS encoding acyltransferase, producing MKPPLPSRTEALQLARAGLQMVRTEVFPRAERVVAVARARWLFRDFRMGRDVAAYGPVSARNDGHAELGDKLTFLGGMLPTSVVCYEHARLLVGNETQFNYGASVEAWESVQIGDRCMFASFVRVSDRDGQRIAPIIIEDDVWVAHGAILLPGVRIGARSVVSAGSIVSQDVPPDSLAMGNPARSMSLDLVARDATGT from the coding sequence ATGAAGCCCCCCCTCCCCTCCCGGACCGAGGCGCTCCAGTTGGCGCGCGCGGGCCTTCAGATGGTGCGCACGGAGGTGTTTCCGCGCGCCGAGCGCGTGGTGGCCGTGGCGCGGGCGCGCTGGCTGTTCCGCGACTTCCGCATGGGCCGCGACGTGGCGGCGTATGGCCCGGTGAGCGCGCGCAACGACGGCCACGCGGAGCTGGGCGACAAGCTGACGTTCCTGGGCGGCATGCTGCCCACGTCGGTGGTCTGCTACGAGCACGCGCGCCTGCTGGTGGGCAACGAAACCCAGTTCAACTACGGCGCGTCGGTGGAGGCCTGGGAGTCGGTGCAGATTGGCGACCGGTGCATGTTCGCGTCGTTCGTGCGCGTGAGTGACCGGGACGGCCAGCGCATCGCGCCCATCATCATCGAGGACGACGTCTGGGTGGCCCACGGCGCCATCCTGCTACCGGGCGTGCGCATCGGTGCACGGTCGGTGGTGTCCGCCGGCAGCATCGTTTCCCAGGACGTCCCCCCGGATTCGCTCGCCATGGGCAACCCGGCGCGCAGCATGAGCCTGGACCTGGTGGCCCGCGACGCCACGGGCACCTGA
- a CDS encoding patatin-like phospholipase family protein, with product MRRLGVVWLTVLLASGALSCHRDTRASRTCVVLSVGGTKGLAHVGALDALVARGVPIDCVVGNSMGAVVGGLYASRPGANLRQRYHSFFTAYEEETRKVAATRGAVGAAVGLLAVLVSGGALGPAVAAGALGAAGGAATVPPLSHERFTQVLERFYAGARVEELPVPFATFHQEPFAGGIRLVTVTRGPLSEAVSASAANPLLFKDATLERIDPGADRVAATPVHDACQLFPGARLIAINVTGEPAFYRSDLGCDVREVRVDVAMPPVEAFTGRGPAFEATYDAGRDAVMRARLD from the coding sequence ATGCGGCGGTTGGGCGTGGTGTGGCTGACGGTGTTGCTGGCTTCCGGGGCCCTGTCGTGCCACCGGGACACGCGCGCTTCGCGCACCTGCGTGGTGCTGTCGGTGGGCGGCACCAAGGGGCTCGCGCACGTGGGCGCGCTGGATGCGCTGGTGGCCCGGGGCGTGCCCATCGACTGCGTGGTGGGCAACAGCATGGGCGCGGTGGTGGGCGGCCTCTACGCGTCCAGGCCCGGCGCCAACCTGCGCCAGCGCTACCATTCCTTCTTCACCGCCTACGAAGAAGAGACGCGGAAGGTCGCCGCGACGCGCGGCGCGGTCGGTGCCGCGGTGGGCCTGCTCGCGGTGCTGGTGTCGGGCGGCGCGCTGGGGCCGGCCGTGGCGGCGGGCGCGCTGGGCGCCGCGGGTGGCGCGGCGACCGTGCCCCCCTTGAGCCATGAGCGCTTCACCCAGGTGCTGGAGCGCTTCTACGCGGGCGCGCGCGTGGAGGAGCTCCCCGTGCCCTTCGCCACCTTCCACCAGGAGCCCTTCGCGGGCGGCATCCGGCTGGTGACGGTCACGCGCGGCCCGCTGTCGGAGGCCGTCTCCGCGAGCGCCGCCAACCCGCTCCTCTTCAAGGACGCCACGCTGGAGCGGATCGACCCGGGAGCGGACCGCGTCGCCGCGACGCCCGTCCATGACGCGTGTCAGCTGTTCCCGGGCGCGCGGCTCATCGCCATCAACGTCACCGGTGAGCCGGCGTTCTACCGCTCCGACCTGGGCTGCGACGTGCGGGAGGTCCGCGTGGACGTGGCCATGCCCCCGGTAGAGGCCTTCACCGGCCGGGGCCCGGCCTTCGAGGCCACCTACGACGCGGGCCGCGACGCGGTGATGCGGGCGCGGCTGGACTGA
- a CDS encoding NRDE family protein, with protein MCTVLILRNVHPEWPLVLAANRDEFYARPAHGPKVLSESPRVVGGQDVERGGTWMGVTHEGVIVALTNQRGARSLGLAPRSRGEVVLRALQAGSVEAIERYLGTLPAPEFLPFNLLYGDARTLRVAYARPGHERLLHEDVPDGAHVLPNDNLDNLALPKVRRAHALAEGVATRPWPELVTGLQAALADHALPPRESATGPLSEDGLPADFLQQLQALCIHTEGYGTRSSAIVALGPGRVGHYLATDIAPCQGGWRDVTGLLAAP; from the coding sequence ATGTGCACCGTCCTCATCCTCCGTAACGTCCACCCCGAGTGGCCGCTGGTCCTCGCCGCCAACCGGGATGAGTTCTACGCGCGTCCGGCCCACGGGCCGAAGGTCCTCTCCGAGTCCCCCCGCGTGGTGGGCGGCCAGGACGTGGAGCGGGGCGGCACGTGGATGGGGGTCACCCACGAGGGAGTCATCGTCGCCCTGACCAACCAGCGCGGCGCCCGGAGCCTGGGCCTGGCCCCCCGCTCCCGGGGCGAGGTGGTGCTGCGCGCCCTGCAGGCCGGGTCGGTGGAGGCCATCGAGCGCTACCTCGGCACCCTGCCCGCCCCGGAGTTCCTGCCCTTCAACCTGCTCTACGGAGACGCGCGCACCCTGCGGGTGGCCTATGCGCGCCCGGGCCATGAGCGCCTGCTGCACGAGGACGTCCCGGACGGCGCGCACGTGCTCCCGAACGACAACCTGGACAACCTGGCGCTCCCCAAGGTGCGGCGGGCGCACGCGCTGGCGGAAGGCGTGGCAACGCGCCCGTGGCCGGAGCTGGTGACGGGGCTCCAGGCGGCCCTGGCCGATCATGCCCTGCCGCCCCGGGAGTCCGCGACGGGGCCGCTCTCCGAGGACGGCCTGCCCGCGGACTTCCTCCAGCAGTTGCAAGCCCTGTGCATCCACACGGAGGGCTACGGGACGCGCTCGTCCGCCATCGTCGCGCTCGGGCCCGGCCGCGTGGGGCACTACCTGGCCACGGACATCGCGCCCTGCCAGGGCGGGTGGCGGGACGTGACGGGCCTGCTCGCGGCGCCTTGA
- a CDS encoding acyl carrier protein has protein sequence MSTRDTLRTFIVDTFFVDDFADDDSFLRKGLIDSTGMMELVAFIETEFHIKLDDKELVPENLDSLARVVAFVDRKQSLAKAS, from the coding sequence ATGAGCACGCGTGACACGCTTCGCACCTTCATCGTCGACACCTTCTTCGTGGACGACTTCGCGGACGACGACTCGTTCCTGCGCAAGGGCCTCATCGACTCCACGGGGATGATGGAGCTGGTGGCCTTCATCGAGACGGAGTTCCACATCAAGCTCGACGACAAGGAGCTGGTGCCGGAGAACCTGGACTCGCTGGCTCGCGTGGTGGCCTTCGTGGACCGCAAGCAGTCGCTGGCGAAGGCGAGCTGA
- a CDS encoding M4 family metallopeptidase: protein MVRTRFVSALLAFPLVACGVGETDSNTQKDQQKPDEVAEVQNALSVIPGAQIVGTNPDGTPHTIQGRLGQADRPLTGFAAADVHTAIAGSLPSIASLFRLNANDLQVRRINVDDQGVSHIRYAQTLNGLPVVGEELVVHVDSSGAIFGANGSARSGGSVSARPLVAAEAAQTAALRDTQGTGLAAEGARLVYVKSEQDGRLHLAYEVKVTGDSNLMPLRDRVYVDAINGATLLRVPEIHTALNRKVYSANNGTTTPGTLKRSEGGAATGDSHVDTNYNMLGYTYDCYKVLFNRDSLNNAGTALISTVHYSRNYVNAYWDGTQMVYGDGDGVNSIELGKDADVTVHELTHAVTEYESNLTYSGQSGGLNEAMSDTFGAVCESRVNSWSTAADIWKVGEDVWTPGTAGDALRYMDDPAKDGASKDWAANVTSSTDVHYSSGVPNLAFALLSKGGAHPRRTGGPTVTGIGVEKAARIWYYANTNLFTASTTFAQAKTWTVQAAAALGYSAADQASVTAAWEAVGVGGTVTQPTCTALTNGVAKTGLSGATGSETLYCLDLPASKASTYVMSGGTGDADMYIKFGSAPTTTSYDCRPYLSGNNETCSAAAKASSGKMYIMLRGYSSYSSVSLKGTY from the coding sequence TTGGTTCGCACCCGTTTCGTTTCAGCCCTGCTGGCCTTCCCCCTCGTCGCTTGCGGCGTCGGTGAGACGGACTCCAACACGCAGAAGGATCAGCAGAAGCCGGATGAAGTCGCGGAAGTGCAGAACGCCCTGAGCGTGATTCCGGGCGCGCAGATCGTGGGCACCAACCCGGATGGGACGCCGCACACCATCCAGGGCCGCCTGGGCCAGGCGGACCGCCCGCTGACGGGCTTCGCCGCCGCGGACGTGCACACGGCCATCGCCGGGTCGCTGCCCTCCATCGCCTCGCTCTTCCGCCTGAACGCGAACGACCTGCAGGTCCGCCGCATCAACGTGGATGACCAGGGCGTCTCGCACATCCGCTACGCGCAGACGCTGAACGGTCTGCCGGTGGTGGGCGAGGAACTGGTGGTGCACGTGGACAGCTCGGGCGCCATCTTCGGCGCGAACGGCTCCGCCCGCTCCGGCGGCTCCGTGTCCGCGCGTCCGCTGGTCGCCGCGGAGGCGGCCCAGACGGCGGCGCTGCGCGACACGCAGGGCACGGGCCTGGCCGCGGAGGGCGCGCGCCTGGTGTACGTGAAGTCCGAGCAGGACGGCCGTCTGCACCTCGCCTATGAGGTGAAGGTGACGGGCGACAGCAACCTGATGCCGCTGCGCGACCGCGTCTATGTGGACGCCATCAACGGCGCCACGCTGCTGCGCGTTCCGGAGATCCACACCGCGCTCAACCGCAAGGTGTACAGCGCGAACAACGGCACCACCACCCCGGGCACGCTCAAGCGCAGCGAGGGCGGCGCGGCCACCGGTGACTCGCATGTCGACACCAACTACAACATGCTGGGCTACACCTACGACTGCTACAAGGTGCTGTTCAACCGCGACTCGCTGAACAACGCGGGCACGGCGCTCATCAGCACGGTGCACTACAGCCGCAACTACGTGAACGCCTACTGGGACGGCACCCAGATGGTGTACGGCGACGGCGACGGCGTGAACTCCATCGAGCTGGGCAAGGACGCGGACGTCACCGTCCACGAGCTGACCCACGCCGTGACGGAGTACGAGTCCAACCTCACGTACTCCGGCCAGTCCGGCGGCCTCAACGAGGCGATGTCCGACACGTTCGGCGCCGTCTGCGAGAGCCGCGTGAACAGCTGGAGCACCGCGGCGGACATCTGGAAGGTCGGCGAGGACGTGTGGACCCCCGGCACCGCCGGTGACGCGCTCCGCTACATGGACGACCCGGCGAAGGACGGCGCGTCCAAGGACTGGGCGGCCAACGTGACGTCCAGCACGGACGTGCACTACAGCTCCGGCGTGCCGAACCTGGCGTTCGCGCTGCTCTCCAAGGGCGGCGCGCACCCGCGCCGCACGGGTGGCCCCACGGTGACGGGCATCGGCGTCGAGAAGGCCGCTCGCATCTGGTACTACGCCAACACCAACCTCTTCACGGCGAGCACCACGTTCGCGCAGGCCAAGACGTGGACGGTCCAGGCCGCCGCGGCCCTGGGCTACTCCGCGGCTGACCAGGCCTCCGTGACGGCCGCCTGGGAGGCGGTGGGCGTGGGTGGCACGGTCACGCAGCCGACCTGCACCGCGCTGACCAACGGTGTCGCGAAGACGGGCCTGTCCGGCGCCACCGGCTCCGAGACGCTGTACTGCCTCGACCTGCCGGCCTCCAAGGCGTCCACCTACGTCATGAGCGGCGGCACGGGCGACGCGGACATGTACATCAAGTTCGGCTCCGCCCCGACGACGACCTCGTACGACTGCCGTCCGTACCTGTCCGGCAACAACGAGACGTGCAGCGCGGCGGCGAAGGCCTCGTCGGGCAAGATGTACATCATGCTGCGCGGCTACTCGTCGTACAGCAGCGTGTCCCTCAAGGGCACGTACTAG
- a CDS encoding acyltransferase — translation MRVPLMMMLGLGPTVARLKLRRCEAVGATPTVWGRVWIHGEGEVQVGNRVVFDARMAPIELHAQRGGRIVIEDDVTIEGGSSIEAQSCVTVGARSRLGMWCKLMDNMYHPVRGNRHERPRSVPLVVEEGVTVGSRSILLPGTHLQKGASVASGTVISRRIPPGVTVGGSPARVLRREVPR, via the coding sequence ATGCGCGTTCCGTTGATGATGATGCTCGGCCTGGGGCCGACCGTCGCGCGTTTGAAGCTGCGCCGCTGTGAAGCGGTGGGCGCCACCCCGACCGTCTGGGGGCGCGTCTGGATTCACGGCGAGGGCGAAGTCCAGGTGGGCAACCGCGTGGTGTTCGACGCGCGGATGGCGCCCATCGAGCTGCACGCGCAGCGGGGGGGACGCATCGTGATCGAGGACGACGTGACCATCGAGGGAGGCAGCTCCATCGAAGCGCAGTCGTGCGTGACGGTGGGCGCGCGCAGCCGCCTGGGCATGTGGTGCAAGCTGATGGACAACATGTACCACCCGGTCCGGGGCAACCGGCACGAGCGGCCGCGGTCGGTGCCGCTGGTGGTGGAGGAAGGCGTCACGGTGGGCAGCCGCTCCATCCTGTTGCCGGGCACGCACCTGCAGAAGGGCGCGAGCGTGGCCTCCGGCACGGTCATCTCCCGCCGCATCCCGCCGGGCGTGACGGTGGGCGGCTCTCCGGCCCGCGTGCTGCGGCGCGAGGTGCCGCGATGA